A window of the Mus pahari chromosome 1, PAHARI_EIJ_v1.1, whole genome shotgun sequence genome harbors these coding sequences:
- the B3gnt6 gene encoding acetylgalactosaminyl-O-glycosyl-glycoprotein beta-1,3-N-acetylglucosaminyltransferase, whose product MALLCSRRFKSPKTLAFFLVGVTFVVLNQWFLQEHTQEKAKGPVATRRSLAAAVQRSLLLQVPPCMANASVNLLAGFQLLPARIQDFLRYRHCRRFPQLWDAPHKCAGPRGVFLLLAVKSSPAHYERRELIRRTWGQERSYSGRQVRRLFLVGTSPPEEAAREPHLAELLNLEAREYGDVLQWNFSDTFLNLTLKHLHLLDWTAEHCPDVSFLLSCDDDVFVHTANVLSFLEVQSPERHLFTGQLMVGSVPIRESWSKYFVPPQLFAGVAYPAYCSGGGFLLSRRTARDLRSAAHHVPLFPIDDAYMGMCLQQAGLAPSSHEGIRPFGVQLPGVQRSSFDPCMYRELLLVHRFAPYEMLLMWKALHNPALHCSHKQVVGSPKAKEELNPDAH is encoded by the coding sequence atGGCTTTGCTCTGCAGCCGCAGGTTCAAGAGTCCCAAGACACTGGCTTTCTTTCTAGTGGGTGTGACTTTTGTGGTGCTGAACCAGTGGTTCCTCCAGGAGCACACGCAGGAGAAAGCCAAGGGTCCCGTGGCCACTCGCCGGTCTTTGGCAGCTGCGGTGCAGCGTTCGCTGCTCCTCCAGGTGCCCCCCTGCATGGCCAACGCCTCCGTGAACCTCCTGGCTGGCTTCCAGCTGCTGCCCGCTAGGATCCAAGACTTCCTGCGCTACCGCCACTGCCGCCGCTTCCCGCAACTGTGGGACGCGCCGCACAAGTGCGCGGGCCCCCGCGGTGTCTTCCTGCTGCTAGCCGTGAAGTCGTCGCCTGCGCACTACGAGCGGCGCGAGCTGATCCGACGCACGTGGGGCCAGGAGCGCAGCTACAGCGGCCGGCAGGTGCGTCGCCTCTTCCTGGTGGGGACTTCCCCTCCGGAGGAGGCGGCTCGCGAGCCTCATCTGGCCGAGCTGCTGAACCTGGAGGCGCGCGAGTACGGCGACGTGCTGCAGTGGAACTTCAGTGACACCTTCCTCAACCTCACACTCAAACACCTGCACCTACTGGACTGGACAGCGGAGCACTGCCCTGACGTGAGTTTCCTGCTCAGCTGCGACGACGACGTCTTCGTGCACACGGCCAACGTGCTGAGCTTCCTAGAGGTGCAGTCGCCCGAGCGCCACCTCTTCACCGGGCAGCTCATGGTTGGTTCTGTGCCCATTCGCGAAAGCTGGAGCAAGTACTTCGTGCCCCCACAGCTCTTCGCGGGCGTGGCCTACCCTGCGTACTGCAGCGGCGGCGGCTTCCTTCTGTCCCGCCGCACAGCCCGCGACCTGCGCAGCGCGGCCCACCACGTCCCACTCTTCCCCATCGACGATGCCTACATGGGCATGTGTCTGCAGCAGGCCGGCCTGGCGCCTAGCAGCCACGAGGGCATCCGGCCCTTCGGCGTGCAGCTGCCCGGTGTGCAGCGCTCATCCTTCGACCCCTGCATGTACCGAGAGCTGCTGCTGGTGCACCGCTTCGCGCCTTATGAGATGCTGCTCATGTGGAAGGCGCTGCACAACCCGGCGCTGCACTGTAGCCACAAACAGGTTGTAGGATCTCCCAAGGCCAAAGAGGAACTGAACCCCGATGCACACTGA